Proteins co-encoded in one Callospermophilus lateralis isolate mCalLat2 chromosome 2, mCalLat2.hap1, whole genome shotgun sequence genomic window:
- the LOC143391846 gene encoding olfactory receptor 5B3-like, translating to MENGTEVTHFILLGLTNDPCLRLPLFVTFLLIYIITLVGNLGMILLILLDSHLHSPMYFFLGNLSLVDFCYSSAVTPTVMAGLLVGNEVISYNACAAQMFFFTTFATVENYLLASMAYDRYVAVCKPLHYTITMTTSVCACLVIASYFCGFLSSSFYIGDTFSLTFCKSNVVHHFFCDIPAVMSLSCSDRHVNELVLLPVCAFNVFFALLIILISYIFIFSSILKMRTETGHRKALSTCASHFTAVSIFYGTLIFMYLQPSSSHSMDTDKIVSVFYTMVIPMLNPMVYSLRNKEVKNAFRKIIWEVE from the coding sequence ATGGAGAACGGGACAGAAGTGACACACTTCATTCTGCTGGGACTGACCAATGACCCATGTCTGAGGCTTCCCCTATTTGTGACGTTCCTGCTCATCTACATCATCACTCTGGTTGGGAACCTGGGGATGATCCTGTTGATTCTCCTGGACTCCCATCTCCACAGTCCCATGTACTTTTTCCTGGGTAACCTGTCCCTGGTGGATTTTTGCTACTCTTCAGCTGTCACTCCCACAGTCATGGCTGGGCTCCTTGTAGGAAATGAGGTCATCTCCTACAACGCTTGTGCTGCTCAGATGTTCTTTTTCACGACTTTTGCTACTGTGGAAAATTACCTCCTGGCCTCAATGGCCTATGATCGCTATGTAGCAGTGTGCAAGCCCCTGCACTACACCATCACCATGACAACTAGTGTGTGTGCATGTCTGGTCATAGCTTCCTATTTCTGTGGTTTCTTGAGTTCCTCCTTCTACATTGGGGACACCTTCAGTCTCACCTTCTGCAAGTCCAATGTAGTCCATCATTTTTTCTGTGATATTCCAGCTGTCATGTCTCTCTCTTGTTCTGATAGACATGTGAATGAACTTGTTCTTCTTCCTGTCTGTGCTTTCAATGTGTTTTTTGCTCTTCTTATTATCTTAATAtcctacatatttatttttagctcAATCTTAAAGATGCGCACAGAGACAGGACATAGGAAGGCTCTGTCCACCTGTGCCTCCCACTTCACTGCAGTCTCCATTTTCTATGGGACTCTAATCTTCATGTACTTACAGCCCAGCTCCAGTCACTCCATGGACACAGATAAAATTGTTTCTGTGTTCTATACTATGGTCATCCCCATGCTCAACCCTATGGTCTACAGCCTAAGAAACAAGGAGGTCAAAAATGCTTTCAGAAAGATCATTTGGGAGGTAGAATAA
- the LOC143391847 gene encoding olfactory receptor 5B3-like: MENRTEVTHFILLGLTKDPGLQLPFFVTFLLIYTITLAGNLGMILLILLDSRLHTPMYFFLGNLSLVDLCYSSAVTPTVMAGLLPGDEVISYGACVAQMFFFTGFATVENFLLASMAYDRYAAVCKPLHYTTTMTTRVCIGLIVGCYVCGFLSAIVCTGNTFILSFCRSNVVHHFFCDIPAVMALSCSDRQVNELILIYVASFNISVALFVILISYVLIFLTILKMHSGAGHRKAMSTCASHFTAISIFYGTIIFMYLQPRSSHSLDTAKITSVFYTLVIPMLNPMVYSLRNKEVKKAFTKIVLEGK; the protein is encoded by the coding sequence ATGGAGAACAGGACAGAAGTGACCCACTTCATCCTGCTGGGACTGACCAAGGACCCAGGTCTGCAGCTTCCCTTCTTTGTGACCTTCCTCCTCATCTACACCATCACTCTGGCTGGGAACCTGGGGATGATCCTGTTGATTCTCCTGGATTCCCGTCTCCACACTCCCATGTACTTTTTCCTGGGTAACCTGTCTCTGGTGGACTTGTGCTACTCTTCAGCTGTCACTCCCACGGTCATGGCTGGGCTTCTTCCTGGAGATGAGGTCATCTCCTATGGTGCTTGTGTTGCACAGATGTTCTTTTTTACAGGCTTTGCTACTGTGGAAAATTTCCTGCTGGCCTCAATGGCCTATGATCGCTATGCAGCAGTGTGCAAGCCCCTGCACTACACCACCACCATGACGACACGTGTGTGTATTGGGCTGATAGTAGGCTGCTATGTCTGTGGCTTTTTGAGTGCCATAGTCTGCACGGGGAACACATTCATTCTCTCTTTCTGCAGGTCCAATGTGGTCCATCATTTTTTCTGTGATATTCCAGCAGTTATGGCTCTCTCTTGCTCTGATAGACAGGTCAATGAGTTGATTCTTATTTATGTAGCCAGCTTCAATATTTCTGTTGCTCTCTTTGTTATCTTAATATCCTATGTATTGATTTTTCTCACCATCCTGAAGATGCACTCAGGTGCAGGACACCGGAAGGCTATGTCCACCTGTGCCTCCCACTTCACTgccatttctattttttatggTACGATTATCTTCATGTATTTACAGCCCAGATCCAGTCATTCACTGGATACTGCCAAAATCACATCTGTTTTCTACACTTTGGTCATCCCAATGTTGAACCCCATGGTCTACAGCCTACGGAACAAAGAGGTAAAGAAGGCTTTCACAAAGATTGTCTTGGAGGgcaaataa